The Brassica oleracea var. oleracea cultivar TO1000 chromosome C6, BOL, whole genome shotgun sequence genome includes a region encoding these proteins:
- the LOC106299297 gene encoding calmodulin-like protein 8 — protein sequence MEKIALTKDEIIGFKEAFCLFDKDGDGCITVEDLAIVIRSLDQHPTEQEFQDIITEIDSDGNGTIEFAEFLNLMAKKLQESDAEEELKEVFKVFDKDQNGYISASELSHVMINLGEKLTDEEAEQMIKEADLDGDGQVNYDEFVKMMINIG from the exons ATGGAAAAGATAGCACTGACAAAAGATGAGATCATTGGGTTCAAAGAGGCTTTTTGTCTCTTCGACAAAGACGGCGACG GTTGTATAACGGTGGAAGACCTTGCAATAGTCATTCGTTCCTTAGATCAGCATCCGACAGAACAAGAATTTCAAGATATCATCACTGAGATCGACTCTGATGGCAATGGCACCATTGAATTTGCTGAGTTTCTGAACCTCATGGCCAAGAAACTTCAG GAAAGTGACGCAGAAGAGGAGCTTAAAGAAGTTTTCAAAGTCTTTGACAAAGACCAAAATGGTTATATATCTGCCAGTGAG TTGAGTCATGTAATGATAAATCTAGGGGAAAAGCTAACCGATGAAGAAGCTGAACAAATGATTAAGGAGGCAGATCTGGATGGTGATGGTCAAGTCAATTATGATGAATTTGTCAAGATGATGATCAACATTGGATAA
- the LOC106300842 gene encoding acylamino-acid-releasing enzyme-like isoform X2: protein MDSYGTDTVKDLDQTSEEEYATQSKLIKEFITIPSIDKAWIFNSGSGPQAMVAMSQANLLANKRRKFMLSGHISKESSNLSVNFHWAPFPVEMTGASAFAPSPSGLKLLVVRNPDDKESPTKFEIWSSSQLEKEFHIPQKVHGSVYVDGWFEGISWNSDETCVAYVAEEPSLPKPTFDHLGYYTKDNVGLDKAIGSWKGQGDWEEEWGEAYAGKRQPALFVINVDSGEVEHIKGVPRSISVGQVVWSPSSKGVAEYLVFAGWLGDKRKFGIKYCYNRPCSIYAIKFRDASSGSDEPKDDAKEAFPIHNLTKSISSGFSPLFSKDGKFLLFLSAKTAVDSGAHWGTESLHKINWPSDGKLSESTDIVDLIPVVNCPDDGCFPGLYVTGLLSDPWLSDGHTLMLSSYWHSCRVILSLNMLSGELSRASPNDSDCSWSVLALDGDDIVAVCSSPVSVPEIKYGKKVVDPAGRPSWQWLDIQNPIFKSSEKVTSGLSSLEFKILKVPISNVSECLTKGAKKPIEAIYVSSSKSKENGICDPLAVIVHGGPHSIAPCSFSKTLAYLSSIGYSLLIVNYRGSLGFGEDALQSLPGKVGSQDVNDVLSAVDHAVEMGLADPSRITVLGGSHGGFLTTHLIGQAPNKFVAAAARNPVCNLASMVGITDIPDWCFFEAYGDRTRYTEAPSPEDMSRFHQMSPISHISKVKTPTLFLLGTMDLRVPISNGIQYVRALKEKGIEVKVLVFPNDNHPLDRPQTDYESFLNIAVWFNKYCKL from the exons ATGGATTCTTATGGAACTGACACGGTTAAGGACTTAGACCAAACTAGCGAGGAAGAGTATGCAACACAGTCCAAGTTAATCAAAGAGTTTATTACTATTCCCAGCATTGACAAAGCTTGGATCTTCAACTCTGGTTCTG GTCCTCAGGCTATGGTTGCCATGAGTCAAGCAAACCTTTTGGCTAATAAGAGGAGGAAGTTTATGTTATCGGGACATATCTCAAAAGAGAGTAGTAACCTGTCTGTAAACTTTCACTGGGCGCCATTTCCTGTAGAGATGACCGGCGCATCTGCTTTTGCCCCCTCTCCATCGGGTCTGAAGCTCCTTGTAGTCCGGAATCCTGATGATAAAGAATCTCCTACAAAGTTTGAGATATGGAGTTCATCTCAGCTAGAGAAGGAGTTTCATATTCCACAGAAAGTTCATGGCTCTGTATACGTTGATGGATG GTTTGAAGGAATCTCTTGGAACTCAGATGAGACTTGTGTTGCTTATGTTGCTGAGGAACCATCTCTTCCCAAACCTACATTTGACCATCTAGGCTATTACACGAAAGACAATGTTGGTTTGGACAAGGCTATTGGAAGCTGGAAAGGTCAAGGAGATTGGGAAGAGGAATGGGGAGAAGCTTATGCCGGAAAAAGGCAGCCTGCCCTGTTTGTTATCAATGTTGACAG TGGAGAGGTCGAGCATATCAAAGGAGTTCCAAGATCGATAAGTGTTGGACAGGTTGTTTGGAGTCCAAGCAGTAAAGGCGTAGCTGAGTATTTAGTTTTTGCCGGATGGTTAGGAGATAAAAGAAAGTTTGGTATTAAGTACTGCTACAACAGACCATGTTCCATATACGCAATAAAGTTTAGAGATGCTTCGTCTGGATCGGATGAGCCAAA AGATGATGCAAAGGAAGCATTCCCTATTCATAATTTGACCAAGAGCATAAGCAGCGGTTTTTCCCCACTGTTCAG CAAAGATGGCAAGTTTCTTCTGTTTTTATCCGCAAAGACTGCTGTTGATTCGGGGGCGCATTGGGGAACCGAGTCACTTCATAAGATTAACTGGCCAAGTGATGGGAAACTTTCTGAGTCAACTGATATTGTTGATCTG ATTCCAGTTGTGAATTGTCCTGATGATGGTTGTTTCCCTGGACTCTATGTTACTGGCCTGCTGAGTGATCCGTGGCTGTCAGATGGACATACTCTTATGTTGTCTTCCTACTGGCACAGTTGTAGAGTAATACTCAGCCTAAATATGCTAAG TGGTGAACTGTCACGTGCCAGCCCTAATGATTCAGATTGTTCATGGAGCGTTCTTGCGCTAGATGGTGATGATATTGTTGCCG TGTGTAGCAGTCCAGTGAGTGTTCCTGAAATTAAATATGGAAAGAAAGTTGTTGATCCAGCCGGGAGGCCTTCATGGCAGTGGTTAGATATCCAAAACCCAATATTTAAAAGCTCTGAGAAG GTCACGTCTGGGCTTTCATCTCTGGAGTTTAAAATTCTCAAAGTTCCAATCAGTAATGTTTCTGAATGTCTTACCAAAG GGGCCAAAAAACCAATTGAAGCTATATATGTATCGTCTTCAAAGTCCAAGGAGAATGGGATATGTGATCCTTTAGCTGTTATTGTCCATGGAGGCCCTCATTCGATCGCACCTTGCAGCTTCTCCAAGACTTTGGCATATCTCTCCTCAATTGGATACAGTCTGCTGATTGTAAATTACAG GGGTTCGTTGGGGTTTGGGGAAGATGCTTTGCAGTCTCTACCTGGAAAAGTTGGATCACAAGACGTGAATGATGTGCTCTCGGCTGTAGACCACGCTGTTGAAATGGGACTTGCAGACCCGTCTAGAATAACCGTACTAGGTGGCTCTCATGGTGGGTTTCTCACTACACACTTGATTGGCCAG GCCCCGAATAAATTTGTGGCAGCAGCTGCAAGAAATCCTGTATGCAACCTTGCATCAATGGTTGGGATTACGGATATACCTGATTGGTGTTTCTTTGAAGCCTATGGTGACCGGACTCGCTATACAGAAGCCCCATCACCTGAAGATATGTCTCGGTTTCATCAAATGTCTCCTATATCACACATCTCAAAG GTGAAAACACCCACTTTGTTTCTCTTGGGAACTATGGATCTCCGTGTTCCCATTTCAAACGGAATTCAA TACGTGAGAGCCTTAAAGGAGAAAGGAATTGAGGTTAAAGTGTTAGTCTTTCCCAATGACAATCATCCCCTAGACAG ACCGCAGACGGATTATGAAAGCTTTCTCAACATTGCTGTATGGTTCAACAAGTACTGCAAGCTGTGA
- the LOC106300842 gene encoding acylamino-acid-releasing enzyme-like isoform X1 → MDSYGTDTVKDLDQTSEEEYATQSKLIKEFITIPSIDKAWIFNSGSGPQAMVAMSQANLLANKRRKFMLSGHISKESSNLSVNFHWAPFPVEMTGASAFAPSPSGLKLLVVRNPDDKESPTKFEIWSSSQLEKEFHIPQKVHGSVYVDGWFEGISWNSDETCVAYVAEEPSLPKPTFDHLGYYTKDNVGLDKAIGSWKGQGDWEEEWGEAYAGKRQPALFVINVDSSGEVEHIKGVPRSISVGQVVWSPSSKGVAEYLVFAGWLGDKRKFGIKYCYNRPCSIYAIKFRDASSGSDEPKDDAKEAFPIHNLTKSISSGFSPLFSKDGKFLLFLSAKTAVDSGAHWGTESLHKINWPSDGKLSESTDIVDLIPVVNCPDDGCFPGLYVTGLLSDPWLSDGHTLMLSSYWHSCRVILSLNMLSGELSRASPNDSDCSWSVLALDGDDIVAVCSSPVSVPEIKYGKKVVDPAGRPSWQWLDIQNPIFKSSEKVTSGLSSLEFKILKVPISNVSECLTKGAKKPIEAIYVSSSKSKENGICDPLAVIVHGGPHSIAPCSFSKTLAYLSSIGYSLLIVNYRGSLGFGEDALQSLPGKVGSQDVNDVLSAVDHAVEMGLADPSRITVLGGSHGGFLTTHLIGQAPNKFVAAAARNPVCNLASMVGITDIPDWCFFEAYGDRTRYTEAPSPEDMSRFHQMSPISHISKVKTPTLFLLGTMDLRVPISNGIQYVRALKEKGIEVKVLVFPNDNHPLDRPQTDYESFLNIAVWFNKYCKL, encoded by the exons ATGGATTCTTATGGAACTGACACGGTTAAGGACTTAGACCAAACTAGCGAGGAAGAGTATGCAACACAGTCCAAGTTAATCAAAGAGTTTATTACTATTCCCAGCATTGACAAAGCTTGGATCTTCAACTCTGGTTCTG GTCCTCAGGCTATGGTTGCCATGAGTCAAGCAAACCTTTTGGCTAATAAGAGGAGGAAGTTTATGTTATCGGGACATATCTCAAAAGAGAGTAGTAACCTGTCTGTAAACTTTCACTGGGCGCCATTTCCTGTAGAGATGACCGGCGCATCTGCTTTTGCCCCCTCTCCATCGGGTCTGAAGCTCCTTGTAGTCCGGAATCCTGATGATAAAGAATCTCCTACAAAGTTTGAGATATGGAGTTCATCTCAGCTAGAGAAGGAGTTTCATATTCCACAGAAAGTTCATGGCTCTGTATACGTTGATGGATG GTTTGAAGGAATCTCTTGGAACTCAGATGAGACTTGTGTTGCTTATGTTGCTGAGGAACCATCTCTTCCCAAACCTACATTTGACCATCTAGGCTATTACACGAAAGACAATGTTGGTTTGGACAAGGCTATTGGAAGCTGGAAAGGTCAAGGAGATTGGGAAGAGGAATGGGGAGAAGCTTATGCCGGAAAAAGGCAGCCTGCCCTGTTTGTTATCAATGTTGACAG CAGTGGAGAGGTCGAGCATATCAAAGGAGTTCCAAGATCGATAAGTGTTGGACAGGTTGTTTGGAGTCCAAGCAGTAAAGGCGTAGCTGAGTATTTAGTTTTTGCCGGATGGTTAGGAGATAAAAGAAAGTTTGGTATTAAGTACTGCTACAACAGACCATGTTCCATATACGCAATAAAGTTTAGAGATGCTTCGTCTGGATCGGATGAGCCAAA AGATGATGCAAAGGAAGCATTCCCTATTCATAATTTGACCAAGAGCATAAGCAGCGGTTTTTCCCCACTGTTCAG CAAAGATGGCAAGTTTCTTCTGTTTTTATCCGCAAAGACTGCTGTTGATTCGGGGGCGCATTGGGGAACCGAGTCACTTCATAAGATTAACTGGCCAAGTGATGGGAAACTTTCTGAGTCAACTGATATTGTTGATCTG ATTCCAGTTGTGAATTGTCCTGATGATGGTTGTTTCCCTGGACTCTATGTTACTGGCCTGCTGAGTGATCCGTGGCTGTCAGATGGACATACTCTTATGTTGTCTTCCTACTGGCACAGTTGTAGAGTAATACTCAGCCTAAATATGCTAAG TGGTGAACTGTCACGTGCCAGCCCTAATGATTCAGATTGTTCATGGAGCGTTCTTGCGCTAGATGGTGATGATATTGTTGCCG TGTGTAGCAGTCCAGTGAGTGTTCCTGAAATTAAATATGGAAAGAAAGTTGTTGATCCAGCCGGGAGGCCTTCATGGCAGTGGTTAGATATCCAAAACCCAATATTTAAAAGCTCTGAGAAG GTCACGTCTGGGCTTTCATCTCTGGAGTTTAAAATTCTCAAAGTTCCAATCAGTAATGTTTCTGAATGTCTTACCAAAG GGGCCAAAAAACCAATTGAAGCTATATATGTATCGTCTTCAAAGTCCAAGGAGAATGGGATATGTGATCCTTTAGCTGTTATTGTCCATGGAGGCCCTCATTCGATCGCACCTTGCAGCTTCTCCAAGACTTTGGCATATCTCTCCTCAATTGGATACAGTCTGCTGATTGTAAATTACAG GGGTTCGTTGGGGTTTGGGGAAGATGCTTTGCAGTCTCTACCTGGAAAAGTTGGATCACAAGACGTGAATGATGTGCTCTCGGCTGTAGACCACGCTGTTGAAATGGGACTTGCAGACCCGTCTAGAATAACCGTACTAGGTGGCTCTCATGGTGGGTTTCTCACTACACACTTGATTGGCCAG GCCCCGAATAAATTTGTGGCAGCAGCTGCAAGAAATCCTGTATGCAACCTTGCATCAATGGTTGGGATTACGGATATACCTGATTGGTGTTTCTTTGAAGCCTATGGTGACCGGACTCGCTATACAGAAGCCCCATCACCTGAAGATATGTCTCGGTTTCATCAAATGTCTCCTATATCACACATCTCAAAG GTGAAAACACCCACTTTGTTTCTCTTGGGAACTATGGATCTCCGTGTTCCCATTTCAAACGGAATTCAA TACGTGAGAGCCTTAAAGGAGAAAGGAATTGAGGTTAAAGTGTTAGTCTTTCCCAATGACAATCATCCCCTAGACAG ACCGCAGACGGATTATGAAAGCTTTCTCAACATTGCTGTATGGTTCAACAAGTACTGCAAGCTGTGA